One stretch of Anabas testudineus chromosome 24, fAnaTes1.2, whole genome shotgun sequence DNA includes these proteins:
- the senp6a gene encoding sentrin-specific protease 6 isoform X4, with amino-acid sequence MDEQQPTSPEEKKSPALRHFSSSDPLRTYENRSNNHMRHLNKLAPKRLSTELPLTVATSSPVPSRTNFFILSPAPTQGIVLQGRHFQHAQVPTAIRKPVQSSLDLKERNDFSTTQAVEVDSIVLTCPEIPEDGTLNIKRRVQQKRKTLEDCCSFPSHGKAAESVCMKCNKPSKDSNKCQNCGNSQMLLPCQQATLSSPTPRPPIRTQPSPGPNCLQQNFYKPGSNIRETLPIRITSTRGTLLPLNNGRSPLLPGTSNCCGVRNPPKGKRTTAAQKQELNDPIVLSSDDEEEEVDNSSTGNVNRLDSVSPRPADSAHSSPAPSGGRVEAAVKSAGEQEEINTDFFEDVNMKITIPRRARMKDQFGNQPPAEQFSPKTKKPKITSPSKCDSIILECRSVRVGTLRRMVTKPVIFSIDQIQLETEGTERDRIEVCLRASELISCEWCSVRKLPVLFFQTTPEECSRLRTQLNMSKEKGGQWYDCTGDQSDEKYIVLIFENGLAMKEQMILEDILGEIGKTNNLINFPTKLSFEEANIRLVNYNKASKQKEEKVKPMTPPKMTQASPVTKVTQVMQASPVTPVTMPVRTRMATRQQTGTCYQEEDEDMTDLQPTFSGPIVKLMVYPPPPAKGGISVTNEDLHCLNDGEFLNDVIIDFYLKYLVLEKLRKDDAQRIHVFSSFFYKRLNQRERRNVPDATNLPIQKRKHNRVKTWTRHVDLFQKDFIFVPINESAHWYLAVICFPGLEGPVFEQNPLCHAQFPASTSASDAQPEENIPDHCRPLSPDRDGLDSSSEQLSPGVPEASEPDGDFAKENSAFPDRGQESSNTVSSNGQTDTEQQYTSELHRISVCYSSGKGDDDTYTFSDDQSSCQDECSEDGTLGEDTLSSDASCLASKHNLCKQPCILIMDSLRGPARSTVVKTLREYLEVEWEVRKGTQRSFGKDVMKGSSPRVPQQDNFSDCGVYILQYVESFFENPIQSFHLPVNLSDWFPQQRMKTKREEIKELILKIQAQQELEKKESDQATAPPGSPEEPEIEETSGLVSPNLAIGP; translated from the exons ATGGACGAGCAGCAGCCGACCTCTCCTGAGGAGAAAAAG TCTCCTGCTCTCCGgcacttctcctcctctgatccCTTGAGAACGTATGAAAACAGGTCAAATAATCACATGAGGCATCTGAACAAGCTGGCACCCAAACGGCTCAG CACTGAGCTCCCTCTCACAGTAGCAACGTCCTCCCCCGTGCCCAGCAGAACCAACTTTTTCATCCTTAGTCCCGCACCAACACAAGGAATCGTTTTACAAGGTCGACACTTTCAGCACGCACAAGTCCCGACTGCAATAAGGAAACCAGTCCAAAG CAGCCTCGACTTAAAGGAAAG GAACGACTTCTCCACCACACAAGCTGTAGAGGTCGACAGCATCGTCCTCACCTGTCCCGAGATCCCAG AAGATGGAACCCTTAACATCAAACGCCGTGTCCAGCAGAAGAGGAAAACGCTGGAGGACTGCTGTAGTTTTCCTTCACATGGCAAAGCAGCAGAG TCAGTGTGCATGAAGTGCAACAAACCGAGCAAGGACAGTAATAAGTGTCAGAACTGTGGGAACAGTCAGATGCTGCTGCCCTGTCAGCAGGCCACACTGTCATCCCCGACCCCCCGACCCCCCATCAGAACCCAGCCCTCCCCCGGACCAAACTGCCTGCAGCAGAACTTTTACAAACCAGGCTCGAACATAAGGGAGACTCTGCCAATACGCATCACGAGCACCAGAGGAACCCTGCTGCCCCTGAACAACGGCAGGTCGCCTCTTTTACCTGGGACGTCGAACTGCTGCGGAGTCAGGAACCCCCCCAAAGGAAAGAGGACGACGGCAGCCCAGAAGCAAGAGCTCAACGACCCTA TCGTCCTGTCCAGTgatgacgaggaggaggaggtcgacaacagcagcacaggaaaCGTCAACAGGTTGGACAGCGTTTCCCCGCGACCTGCGGACTCGGCTCACTCCTCTCCGGCGCCCTCTGGAGGCAGAGTGGAGGCGGCGGTGAAGAGTGCcggagagcaggaggagatcAACACGGACTTCTTTGAAGACGTCAACATGAAGATCACAATACCACGGAGAGCACGCATGAAAGATCAG TTTGGAAATCAACCCCCTGCTGAGCAGTTTTCTCCTAAGACAAAAAAGCCCAAAATCACGTCGCCCAGTAAGTGTGACAGCATCATACTGGAGTGTCGGAGTGTAAGAGTAGGAACTCTACGCAGGATGGTGACGAAACCTGTCATT ttttccatCGACCAAATCCAGCTGGAAACTGAAG GCACGGAGCGCGACAGGATAGAGGTTTGTCTACGGGCGTCGGAGCTAATCAGCTGCGAGTGGTGCAGCGTGCGAAAGCTTCCCGTTTTGTTCTTCCAAACGACACCTGAGGAGTGCAGCCGCCTGCGCACACAGCTCAACATGTCCAAGGAGAAGGGAGGCCAGTGGTACGACTGCACCGGGGATC AGTCAGACGAGAAATACATTGTTTTGATCTTCGAGAACGGCCTAGCGATGAAGGAGCAGATGATCCTGGAGGACATCCTGGGCGAGATCGGCAAGACCAACAATCTCATCAACTTCCCCACCAAGCTGTCCTTCGAAGAGGCCAACATCCGACTGGTCAACTACAACAAGGCGTCGAagcagaaggaggagaag GTGAAGCCAATGACTCCTCCCAAAATGACCCAGGCCTCCCCAGTTACCAAGGTTACTCAGGTCATGCAGGCCTCGCCGGTGACACCCGTCACGATGCCCGTACGTACACGGATGGCCACCCGCCAGCAGACCGGCACCTGCTATCAAGAGGAAGACGAGGACATGACCGACCTCCAGCCGACCTTCTCTGGACCAATTGTCAA attAATGGtgtatcctcctcctccagccaaAGGTGGCATATCAGTCACTAACGAAGACCTGCACTGCCTTAATGACGGAGAATTCCTGAACGACGTTAtcatagatttttatttaaa ATATTTAGTTTTAGAGAAATTGAGAAAAGACGATGCGCAAAGAATCCACGTGTTCAGCTCCTTTTTCTACAAGAGACTCAACCAGAGAGAACGGAGGAACGTTCCAGACGCAACAAACCTGCC AATCCAGAAACGGAAGCACAACAGGGTTAAGACGTGGACTCGGCATGTGGATCTGTTCCAGAAGGACTTCATTTTTGTTCCCATCAACGAGTC AGCTCACTGGTACCTGGCAGTCATCTGCTTCCCGGGCCTCGAGGGTCCTGTGTTTGAGCAGAACCCGCTGTGCCATGCCCAGTTTCCAGCCTCCACCTCAGCTTCAGATGCTCAGCCGGAGGAGAACATCCCGGACCACTGCCGGCCTCTGTCCCCAGACAGAGACGGGCTGGACAGCTCATCGGAGCAGCTGTCCCCTGGTGTCCCCGAGGCATCTGAGCCCGATGGCGACTTCGCCAAGGAGAACTCTGCCTTCCCAGACAGGGGGCAGGAGTCCTCCAACACGGTGTCCAGCAACGGGCAGACTGACACCGAGCAACAGTATACGA GTGAGTTGCACAGAATCAGTGTTTGTTACAGTTCAGGTAAAGGAGATGATGACACCTACACCTTCTCTGACGACCAAAGCTCCTGTCAG GACGAGTGCAGTGAGGACGGGACTCTGGGTGAAGACACGCTCAGCTCGGACGCCTCCTGTTTGGCCTCCAAACATAACCTCTGCAAACA GCCTTGTATTCTCATCATGGACTCGCTGCGCGGTCCGGCCAGGTCGACTGTAGTGAAAACTCTCAGAGA gtaCCTGGAGGTGGAGTGGGAGGTGCGGAAGGGGACTCAGAGGAGTTTCGGGAAGGACGTGATGAAGGGCTCCAGCCCACGTGTGCCTCAGCAGGATAACTTCAGTGACTGTGGAGTTTACATCCTGCAGTATGTGGAGAGCTTCTTCGAG AATCCCATTCAGAGTTTTCATCTGCCCGTGAACCTGTCGGACTGGTTTCCTCAGCAGAGGATGAAGACGAAGCGCGAGGAGATCAAAGAGCTGATCCTGAAGATTCAAGCTCAACAAGAACTGGAAAAGAAAGAGTCGGACCAGGCCACTGCTCCCCCCGGCTCTCCTGAGGAACCTGAAATCGAAGAGACTTCTGGGTTAGTGTCGCCAAACCTCGCCATCGGCCCCTGA